In the genome of Amaranthus tricolor cultivar Red isolate AtriRed21 chromosome 15, ASM2621246v1, whole genome shotgun sequence, one region contains:
- the LOC130800616 gene encoding pentatricopeptide repeat-containing protein At4g33990: protein MIQLLLSNRSSPCQARFWLSVWRCCLSISTSSNHLQASFNGSEHNVKKVDIEHLFRFCFNACNLKRVHALLVVSGTTQSIYVSTRLINLYAYHGELAFARRTFDQITSKDAYTWNSMIAAYVRTGHSCKALKCFNVFMSSAEVPPDNYTFPSILKGCQNLMDGKKIHCMVLKVGFMWDVFVAASLIYVYSRFGFVVDAQNVFDTMPFRDSASWNALISGFCLNGNLETALDFVYQMRINGIKLDPVTLASILPVCAFVGDFPSGMMFHLYAIKHGLEHEVFVSNALINMYAKFGYLQHAQEVFDMMLVKDIVSWNSIISACEQNENAISAIRFFREMLCHGLQPDTLTLVSLAASIAQLGDCQNSRLIHGFIIRRAYLMGNIIMGNAILDMYAKLGILDYAHKVFRGMPRKDIISWNTLITGYSQNGLASETIEAFSELEACTDLTPNQGTWVSVLPAYSHLGALQQGMKIHARVFKTSLHLDTYVGTCLIDMYGKCGRLDVALYLFYELRRMSSVSWNAIISCHAIHGHGEFCIKLFEEMLQEGVDPDHVTFLSLLSACSHSGLVDKGQWYFYIMQDKFGIKPSLKHYGCMVDLLGRAGLLEKACNFIKDMTLRPDSSVWGALLAACRTHGNVELAKYASDQLLSVDSANVGYYVLMSNIYANVRKWEGVNEMRSLALNRGLKKTPGWSSVEASNKLDVFYTGDKSHPDYDQIYRELCTLTGEAKRLGYAPDFSFVLQDVEDDEKEHILSCHSERLAIAYAMISTPSESVIRVFKNLRVCGDCHCWTKFVSEITEREIIVRDSNRFHHFKDGACSCLDYW, encoded by the coding sequence ATCATCACCATGTCAGGCTAGATTTTGGCTAAGTGTTTGGCGCTGCTGCTTGTCTATATCAACAAGTTCAAATCACTTGCAGGCTTCATTTAATGGCTCTGAGCATAACGTTAAAAAGGTGGACATTGAGCATCTATTCAGATTTTGCTTCAATGCATGCAATCTTAAGAGAGTCCACGCTCTTCTTGTGGTTTCTGGAACAACCCAAAGTATCTATGTTAGCACTAGGCTCATTAATCTTTATGCTTATCATGGAGAATTGGCTTTTGCTCGAAGAACTTTTGATCAAATCACATCAAAAGATGCTTATACTTGGAATTCGATGATAGCTGCATATGTGCGCACTGGCCATTCTTGCAAAGCTTTGAAATGCTTCAATGTGTTTATGTCATCTGCTGAGGTTCCACCAGATAATTACACATTCCCTTCTATCCTGAAGGGTTGTCAAAACCTAATGGATGGAAAGAAAATCCACTGTATGGTTCTCAAAGTTGGTTTCATGTGGGATGTTTTTGTGGCTGCTTccttgatttatgtgtattccAGGTTTGGTTTTGTGGTTGATGCACAAAATGTTTTTGATACTATGCCATTCCGGGATTCGGCTTCTTGGAATGCTTTGATTTCTGGATTTTGTTTGAATGGCAATCTGGAAACAGCACTAGACTTCGTCTATCAAATGAGAATCAATGGAATTAAGTTAGATCCTGTGACTCTTGCTAGTATTCTTCCTGTTTGTGCTTTTGTTGGTGATTTCCCAAGTGGTATGATGTTTCATTTATATGCCATTAAGCATGGTCTGGAGCATGAAGTATTCGTTTCAAATGCTTTGATTAATATGTATGCAAAATTTGGTTATCTGCAGCATGCTCAGGAGGTTTTTGATATGATGCTAGTTAAAGACATAGTTTCATGGAACTCTATCATTTCTGCGTGTGAGCAGAATGAAAATGCTATTTCTGCTATTAGATTTTTCAGAGAGATGCTGTGTCATGGACTACAGCCAGATACATTAACACTAGTAAGTCTTGCTGCTAGTATTGCTCAACTTGGGGATTGCCAGAATAGCAGATTGATTCATGGGTTTATCATAAGGAGAGCTTATCTTATGGGCAATATTATAATGGGAAATGCAATTCTTGACATGTACGCTAAACTAGGGATCTTAGATTATGCACATAAGGTCTTCCGTGGAATGCCTAGAAAAGATATTATTTCGTGGAATACTTTGATCACAGGCTACTCTCAGAATGGCCTTGCTAGTGAAACTATTGAAGCATTTTCCGAGCTGGAAGCCTGCACAGATTTAACTCCAAATCAAGGCACCTGGGTTAGTGTGCTGCCAGCTTATTCTCATCTTGGGGCTTTGCAACAAGGCATGAAAATTCATGCTCGTGTCTTTAAAACGTCACTCCACTTGGACACATATGTGGGTACCTGTCTTATTGACATGTATGGGAAATGCGGTAGATTGGATGTTGCATTATACTTATTTTATGAGTTGCGGAGAATGAGTTCTGTGTCCTGGAATGCTATTATATCCTGCCATGCGATACATGGGCATGGTGAATTTTGCATTAAGCTCTTTGAAGAAATGCTTCAGGAAGGTGTGGATCCAGACCACGTAACTTTCCTGTCGTTACTGTCTGCCTGCAGCCATTCAGGACTTGTCGACAAAGGTCAATGGTACTTCTATATAATGCAGGATAAGTTTGGAATCAAGCCTAGTTTAAAACACTATGGTTGCATGGTAGATTTGCTTGGCAGAGCTGGGTTGTTGGAGAAGGCGTGTAATTTCATCAAGGATATGACTCTGCGGCCAGATTCTTCTGTTTGGGGAGCGCTTCTTGCTGCTTGCCGGACACATGGAAATGTAGAATTGGCTAAATATGCTTCAGATCAGTTGCTTTCTGTTGATTCAGCAAATGTAGGATACTATGTTTTGATGTCGAATATCTATGCAAATGTGAGGAAATGGGAAGGGGTCAATGAGATGAGATCATTGGCTTTGAACAGAGGATTAAAAAAGACTCCAGGTTGGAGTTCTGTTGAGGCGTCTAACAAGCTTGATGTTTTCTACACTGGTGACAAGTCTCATCCGGATTACGACCAAATTTACCGTGAGTTGTGCACTCTGACGGGTGAAGCAAAGAGGCTTGGGTATGCTCCCGATTTCAGTTTTGTTTTACAGGATGTAGAGGACGATGAGAAGGAGCATATTCTCTCGTGTCACAGTGAAAGATTGGCGATTGCATATGCGATGATTAGCACCCCATCTGAAAGTGtgataagggtttttaaaaatCTGAGGGTTTGTGGAGATTGCCACTGTTGGACCAAGTTTGTTTCAGAGATTACCGAGAGGGAAATTATTGTAAGAGATTCTAATCGTTTCCATCATTTCAAGGATGGAGCTTGTTCGTGTCTGGATTATTGGTGA